The genome window CACTCTCTGCGGATCCTGTTACCGGATTAAGCCCGGAATACGCCGATTATGACGGAAAGACCGTGCTGCTGTTCCGGAAACCTTGGGTATATTATTCCGATGCCTACCGTGTGGCTGAAAATATCGCGCTGGACTGCGTCTGGTTCGGGGAGAATGAGACCCTGGCGGAAATCGAAACGCATATACAGGACTTTTTCGGCACGCAGGACATGAACGACCTTCGCGCCTACGAACTGGACGGCAAAGCGCAGAGCGAACCGGCCATGCATCCGACAGCGATCCGCGCTGTACTTGGCGCAGCCTCCATCGCCAGCCGTTCTGAAAACCGGCTTCGTTTCCTGAAGGAGTTCGCTGAGCTGCCGATGCGGAAAGGCGTCCGCCGGTACTATGACAACTGTCTGTATTTCTTCTGTCTGCTGATGCTGACAGGCAACTATAAAATCTATCTTTGAGGAGGTTCCCCATGATCTATTACGTAAGTGCAAATGCCCCCCGGGAAGGCAACGGATCCAAAGAAATGCCCTTCAGGCGCATCAATGACGCGGCCAGAATCGCGGTGCCCGGCGATGAAGTCATCGTGGCTCCGGGTATCTACCGTGAGTACGTCAATCCCGTGAACGCCGGTACCGAGGAGAAACGGATCACTTACAGAAGTGAAAAGCCCCTCGGAGCAGTCATTACCGGTGCTGAACTGCTGACGGGATGGAAAAAGGTCAAGGGAACAACCTGGACCGCACGGGTGAACAACGGCATATTCGGGACCTACAATCCCTATAAGGAAGTCGTATGCGGAGACTGGTATTTTTCTCCTGTGATCCGTCATACCGGATCGGTCTACCTGAATGACGCAGCGATGTACGAGTGCTCCTCCCTGGAGGAATGCGAAGCCGGCAAACCGGATCCCCACGCCTGGACGCAGGACGAGGCGAAATACCTGTGGTATACGGAGCAGGACGGAGAGGAAACCGTACTGTACGCCAACTTCCACGGAAAGGATCCCAACAAGCAGAAAGTGGAGATCAGCGTCCGCCGGAACTGCTTCATGCCTGACAAGACCGGCATCGGATACATTACCGTAAGCGGCTTCCTGATCACCAAGGCAGCCACAACATGGGCGCCGCCGGCTGCATACCAGGACGGCATGATCGGACCGCACTGGTCCCGGGGATGGATCATTGAGGACTGTGAAGTCAGCAACAGCCGCTGCTGCGGTATCTCCCTGGGCAAGTACCTGGATCCGGAAAATGATATGTATTTCTTCCACAAGAAGGTAAAGAGCCCCACCCAGATGGAGCGGGACGCGGTCTGCCGCGGACAGTATCACGGCTGGCTGAAGGAAAAGGTGGGCGGCCATATCATCCGGCGCTGCAACGTGCATCACTGCGAACAGACCGGTATTGTCGGCCGTATGGGCGGCGTGTTCTCAACGATCGAGGACTGCCATATTCATCACATCTGCAACAGCCAGCAGCTTGGCGGCGCGGAAACCGCCGGCATCAAACTGCATGCTGCGATCGACGTGACGATCCGGCGCAACCATATCCACAACTGTATTATGGGCGTATGGCTTGACTGGGAGGCACAGGGTGCCCGCGTCAGCCAGAACCTGATGCATGACAACTGCCGGCCGGAAGGACGAGAACAGGCCCGCGGAGCGATGTTCTCCACCGATATCTTTGTGGAGGTCGGCCACGGCCCCACGCTGATCGACAATAACGTGCTGATGAGCCCGGTCAGCATCACGATCCCCTCGGAAGGCATTGCCTGTGTGCATAACCTGATCCTGGGCGGCTTCAGCCTGATCAACAGCGGCGTGGACAGCGTGGTGAACGGACAGCGGGAGCCCCGGTATACGCCCTATCACATCCGCCACCGGACGGAGGTGGCAGGCTTTATGACCATTCTGCACGGAGATGACCGGATCTACAACAACCTGTTCATCCAGGCCTATCCGATCCAGGACAAGGAAAGGAAGCCCACGGACGCTGAATACCAGACTGTGGGCACGGCGCCCTTTGATATCTTCCCGACCTACGAAGAGTGGTTCGCTCCTTTTGTTCCCGGCGCGAAACCCGATATGGGCGCCCTGGCCAAAGTCCATTTCGGTCATCTGCCGGTATGGGTTGAGGGCAACGCCTACTTCAACGGGGCGACTGTATGCAAGCATGAAAAGCATAAGCTGTTGGACAAACGGTCCAAGGTGACGATCGCCCTGGAGGAAAAGGACGGGAAGTACAGCCTGAAGACCAATGTGTACGCGAAGCTGAAGAACTTTAAAGACGGAATCATCTGCACAGAGACACTGGGAAAGGCCTTCGAACCCGAACAGCGGTTCGAAAACCCGGACGGAACGGATATCGTGTTTGACCGTGACTACTTCGGCAATCACCGCGGAACCGAAACCATTCCCGGACCTTTTGCCAGTGCTGAAGACGCGGAAAAGATCCTGTACTGAGACAATAAAACCATGAGAAAAGCCCCCGCTGATGCGGGGGCTTTTGGTATGCCCGGCAGGATTCGAACCTGTGACCTTCAGAGTCGGAGTCTGACACTCTATCCAACTGAGCTACGGGCACTCAACGCGGGATATTTTATCCTTTTCGGGACAGATTGTCAAGGCTTGGTTTTCAGGATAATCCAGTAAAAACGGGGCACAAAGGATCTTACACGCGTTTGCGAAGGGTTCCGCCGATCTCAAAGGCGGTGGTGTCTCCGATCTTGCCGCAGAGACGGTATTCGCTGTCCTTCAGGATGCGGTGCAGGGTCACAACGTGACCGGGAAGCACTTCGTGATTGTAGTTCAGGATGATATGCTCCGGTTCGTATTCCGTCATGATGTCAACCCCCAGCGTGTTGCAGAGCCAGTCCGCGTAGCGGGTGTTGTTAACGTGGCCGTTGACGTCCAGGTCGGTATAGACCGGACGGTATTCGCTGACAAATTCTTCTCCCTGGAGATTGCCGACTGTGGCGGGCAGGTTCATGGGAACAGAAAGATCCTTGTTGTCCGGGATCAGCTTTCCGACATCCCCGGGCGGCAGCATACGGCGGGTAGCCACATCCAGCAGGAGCCAGAGGGTACCGGCCTTGCCGATCATTTCGCCATGGGCATCCGTAAAGATATAGTACCTGGGGAAGAAGCAGATCCGGGTCGGGGTCGGGAAGGTATGGACTGTAATCTGCTCACCGACAGAGGGATAACGATCCATGTGCAGCTCGCACCGGGCGATCACCCAGACCATATTTTTCCTGATCAGTTCATCCCGGCCGCAGCCGAGCAGAATGCTGTGGGCGCCGGCGGCATCCTGCATGGTTTCCAGAATGGCACTGGGACGCCATTTTTCATTCAGGTCGCAGTCCCTGGGCCGCAGGGTAAAAGTTTCATCATAGGTGTTATACATGGTTTACCTCCGGGTTCCCTTTTCCAGGGAGTGAAGATAGTCTGTCAAGTCTGTGAAAGGATCAAGGGGGGAGTCTTTTTTCAGGTAAAGGGGATGATGCGGGTGGCCCGCCTTGCTTCGGGGACCGGCCGTGAACCAACGGGATCCGTGGCGGCTGCCCACAGCGGCCATATCCAGAACACAACCGGGAAGGTAGGGCCGCTTTTCGATGATGGATCCCCATGCTGCCCACAGGTCCGGCGGGGCCGGAAACTGAGAGAGAAGCCAGTCAAAAGCCTTCATGTTTTCCCGGTGGAGTACAGGATTGAGTTCCTTTTCCATATCATCCGGATCTGTAGCGCGCTGGGCATAAACATTGAACATCACAAAGGAATCATATCCGTTATGCAGCGCGATGCGCTCGGCTGATTTCAGGGTGTTGTCAAGCCGGTCCGGAATGGCGGTGGAAGGATTGATGCCTATACAGACCAGGGGATGAGTGCCCCTGGTGCCCAGAATATACCGGTATTCACTATAGTGATCCGGCACATAGATCCAACGGCGACGGTCAAAGTCCGCAGCGGAAGGGATGAGCGCTTCCTCAAAAGAAAGGACTCCGGCATGAACTGTATCAGATGAGGGTATGTGGCGCATAATCAGGAAAGGGGACGGATCAGGATCAGGGGAGTGAGTTCATCACCCTGGCCGGAGGGATTGTCCGCCATGGCGTCCTGGATCTCCTCATCGGTCAGCGGGAAATCATCACACTTACCGAGCTGATTCTGGTCGATATCGTTGGCATCCATCAGTACAACGGGAATGCCGGTATCCTTTTCAAGCTTGTTGCAGAGTTCCACCGGATTCGGAGGATTGATGAGGGCAAGCTCTTTATACCGGTCAAAACTGGAACGGAAATAGAAGCCGTCTA of Aristaeella lactis contains these proteins:
- a CDS encoding DUF1643 domain-containing protein; this translates as MRHIPSSDTVHAGVLSFEEALIPSAADFDRRRWIYVPDHYSEYRYILGTRGTHPLVCIGINPSTAIPDRLDNTLKSAERIALHNGYDSFVMFNVYAQRATDPDDMEKELNPVLHRENMKAFDWLLSQFPAPPDLWAAWGSIIEKRPYLPGCVLDMAAVGSRHGSRWFTAGPRSKAGHPHHPLYLKKDSPLDPFTDLTDYLHSLEKGTRR
- a CDS encoding right-handed parallel beta-helix repeat-containing protein, whose protein sequence is MIYYVSANAPREGNGSKEMPFRRINDAARIAVPGDEVIVAPGIYREYVNPVNAGTEEKRITYRSEKPLGAVITGAELLTGWKKVKGTTWTARVNNGIFGTYNPYKEVVCGDWYFSPVIRHTGSVYLNDAAMYECSSLEECEAGKPDPHAWTQDEAKYLWYTEQDGEETVLYANFHGKDPNKQKVEISVRRNCFMPDKTGIGYITVSGFLITKAATTWAPPAAYQDGMIGPHWSRGWIIEDCEVSNSRCCGISLGKYLDPENDMYFFHKKVKSPTQMERDAVCRGQYHGWLKEKVGGHIIRRCNVHHCEQTGIVGRMGGVFSTIEDCHIHHICNSQQLGGAETAGIKLHAAIDVTIRRNHIHNCIMGVWLDWEAQGARVSQNLMHDNCRPEGREQARGAMFSTDIFVEVGHGPTLIDNNVLMSPVSITIPSEGIACVHNLILGGFSLINSGVDSVVNGQREPRYTPYHIRHRTEVAGFMTILHGDDRIYNNLFIQAYPIQDKERKPTDAEYQTVGTAPFDIFPTYEEWFAPFVPGAKPDMGALAKVHFGHLPVWVEGNAYFNGATVCKHEKHKLLDKRSKVTIALEEKDGKYSLKTNVYAKLKNFKDGIICTETLGKAFEPEQRFENPDGTDIVFDRDYFGNHRGTETIPGPFASAEDAEKILY
- a CDS encoding acyl-[acyl-carrier-protein] thioesterase, encoding MYNTYDETFTLRPRDCDLNEKWRPSAILETMQDAAGAHSILLGCGRDELIRKNMVWVIARCELHMDRYPSVGEQITVHTFPTPTRICFFPRYYIFTDAHGEMIGKAGTLWLLLDVATRRMLPPGDVGKLIPDNKDLSVPMNLPATVGNLQGEEFVSEYRPVYTDLDVNGHVNNTRYADWLCNTLGVDIMTEYEPEHIILNYNHEVLPGHVVTLHRILKDSEYRLCGKIGDTTAFEIGGTLRKRV